A section of the Desulfurellaceae bacterium genome encodes:
- a CDS encoding LPS-assembly protein LptD has product MIRLACLIVVLCLTGPVPAWGQAEPSSSQPLEVEAETLGYEEDTDTVTASGNVVVTRGATRITADSIRFNRTTNQVDARGNVVVRNPRGTIEAEALQFEMEDETGRITNGTVRLPSHQYTITGKNLQKSLGQTYHIDDGTMTTCQCDEPEQADWTVGAQTLDLVRRGRGVVRGGTLKVRNVPVLYLPYALFPVQTERQSGLLFPNYGFSSRRGFQFQQPLYWALNKSHDVTLTADVETAARFGLLGEYRYALNRNAEGQLIASYFNEKVGGVASTSSPRHRWSLTGTHRQRLPYGVQGYGDFFFVSDDRFLRNMNTPYYVGLEDTDLRSRRWTRSRAGAVKTWRHAQLRADTFYFQDLRNEDDYAFQVLPTLRFRTQRWLLGGRAEAGLNIQGANFYRQKGYYGQRLHISPWLSVPFSLGGYAFGSLSAVGHETVYHLGSREAVSVQDLGRAGMDGHSFSPGGDRTRETVQLRAELATRVSRVFRLGWGRLHSLKHVVEPHVSYSYSPVVGQDDLPLFDGLDRINRRSLFAYGVTNRLLGKFVSGSDADATRIRELLRLTITQAYDPTRRLRGAGPGNFGLSETAQHFSDVAFDARFSPFSFLSIRTDTVYDLDRSEVTATRVAAFVRDPRPLPSAPPVFQQLQRRTTLYFSYRAIADRLLKELSANVVLRLTEHVSAAYRTRYDLNDASFVRNSYYFRLLSPQKCWAFDFGVVDKVNPDEVEFRFAVTLVGLSSFGRQMF; this is encoded by the coding sequence ATGATTCGCCTGGCCTGCCTGATCGTCGTGCTGTGTCTGACCGGTCCGGTCCCGGCCTGGGGTCAGGCTGAGCCGAGCAGCAGCCAACCGCTCGAGGTCGAGGCCGAGACGCTGGGCTATGAAGAGGACACCGATACCGTTACCGCCAGCGGAAACGTGGTGGTGACCAGGGGGGCGACCCGGATCACGGCCGATTCGATCCGCTTCAACCGCACCACCAACCAGGTCGACGCCCGAGGCAATGTCGTGGTCCGCAATCCGCGCGGCACAATCGAAGCCGAGGCACTCCAGTTCGAAATGGAGGACGAAACCGGCCGAATCACCAACGGCACGGTCCGCCTGCCCAGCCATCAATACACGATCACCGGCAAAAACTTGCAGAAGTCGCTGGGCCAGACCTATCACATTGACGACGGGACGATGACGACCTGTCAGTGCGATGAGCCCGAACAGGCCGACTGGACCGTCGGGGCTCAGACGCTCGACCTCGTCAGACGCGGCCGTGGGGTGGTCCGCGGCGGCACTCTCAAGGTCCGCAACGTACCGGTGCTGTACCTGCCCTACGCCCTGTTTCCGGTCCAGACCGAGCGCCAGAGCGGCCTGTTGTTTCCCAACTACGGGTTTTCCAGCCGCCGCGGCTTCCAGTTCCAGCAGCCCCTGTACTGGGCGCTGAACAAAAGCCACGATGTCACCCTCACCGCGGATGTCGAGACCGCAGCCCGGTTCGGGCTGTTGGGCGAGTATCGCTATGCCCTGAACCGCAACGCCGAGGGTCAGCTGATCGCCTCGTACTTTAACGAAAAGGTGGGCGGCGTGGCCTCGACCAGCTCACCCCGGCACCGCTGGAGCCTGACCGGCACGCATCGCCAGCGCCTGCCGTACGGGGTGCAGGGCTACGGCGACTTCTTCTTTGTCAGCGACGACCGTTTCTTGCGCAACATGAACACGCCCTATTATGTCGGGCTGGAGGATACCGATCTACGCTCCCGGCGCTGGACGCGCTCCCGAGCCGGCGCGGTCAAGACTTGGCGCCACGCCCAGCTACGGGCCGATACCTTTTACTTCCAGGATTTGCGCAACGAGGACGACTACGCCTTTCAGGTTCTGCCGACCCTGCGTTTTCGGACTCAGCGCTGGCTGTTAGGCGGTCGGGCCGAGGCCGGCCTCAATATCCAAGGGGCAAACTTCTACCGCCAGAAGGGCTACTACGGCCAACGCCTCCACATCTCTCCGTGGCTGTCCGTGCCCTTCTCCCTGGGCGGCTATGCCTTTGGCTCGCTGAGCGCGGTCGGCCATGAGACGGTCTATCACCTGGGTTCCCGGGAAGCGGTATCGGTGCAGGATCTGGGCCGGGCCGGCATGGACGGCCACAGCTTCAGCCCGGGCGGCGACCGCACCCGTGAGACTGTGCAGTTGCGGGCCGAGCTGGCTACCCGTGTGTCGCGGGTCTTCAGGCTGGGCTGGGGGCGCCTGCACAGCCTCAAGCATGTGGTCGAGCCGCACGTCTCCTACTCCTACAGCCCGGTCGTCGGCCAGGACGACCTGCCCCTGTTTGACGGGCTGGATCGGATCAATCGGCGCAGCCTGTTTGCGTATGGGGTGACCAACCGCCTGCTCGGCAAGTTTGTCTCCGGCTCCGACGCGGACGCCACACGGATACGCGAGCTGCTGCGCCTGACCATTACCCAGGCCTACGATCCGACGCGGCGCCTGCGCGGTGCGGGACCGGGCAACTTCGGGCTGAGCGAAACCGCTCAGCACTTCTCGGACGTGGCCTTTGACGCGCGTTTCAGCCCCTTTTCCTTTCTCAGCATTCGGACCGATACGGTGTACGATCTTGATCGATCCGAGGTCACCGCAACCCGGGTTGCAGCCTTCGTCCGCGACCCCCGACCCCTGCCGTCGGCCCCGCCGGTGTTCCAGCAGCTGCAGCGCCGAACGACGCTCTACTTTTCCTACCGGGCCATTGCCGACCGCCTGCTCAAGGAGTTGAGCGCCAACGTGGTGCTGCGCCTGACCGAGCACGTCTCGGCCGCCTATCGGACCCGCTATGACCTGAACGACGCCTCGTTCGTTCGCAACAGCTATTACTTCCGGCTGCTGTCACCCCAGAAATGCTGGGCGTTTGATTTCGGCGTGGTTGATAAGGTCAACCCGGACGAGGTCGAGTTCCGCTTTGCCGTTACCCTGGTCGGGCTGAGTTCATTCGGACGCCAGATGTTCTGA
- the mnhG gene encoding monovalent cation/H(+) antiporter subunit G codes for MDTPPTLEILVSGLLLLGLFFLLTGTIGLLRLRDVYSRMHATSKSTTFGVAGVLLAALIYFRFLGLSPGLKESLILGFLLLTAPLGAHMIARAAYRTGVPMWRGGTVDQFKDWEEQEERPLADTRSEHLASE; via the coding sequence ATGGACACACCACCGACTCTTGAAATCCTGGTCAGCGGCCTGCTGCTGCTCGGCCTGTTTTTTCTGCTGACCGGCACGATTGGCCTGCTGCGGCTGAGAGACGTGTATTCGCGCATGCACGCCACGAGCAAAAGCACCACCTTTGGCGTGGCCGGGGTGCTGCTGGCAGCCCTGATCTACTTCCGCTTTCTGGGCTTGTCGCCCGGACTCAAAGAGAGCCTGATCCTCGGCTTCCTGCTCCTCACCGCCCCACTTGGCGCCCACATGATCGCCCGCGCCGCCTACCGGACCGGTGTGCCCATGTGGCGGGGCGGCACCGTTGATCAGTTCAAGGACTGGGAGGAACAAGAGGAGCGCCCCCTAGCCGATACACGCTCAGAACATCTGGCGTCCGAATGA
- a CDS encoding Na+/H+ antiporter subunit E — MPTPTEENRMSGRASHPRSSILPRLTLNVTLAFTWCLLHDEISLHQFLIGYLVGIGAMLFFPRSFGREWRYIRRVLMGFRLLGFFIKELVVANIDVVKQVLSPRLNVRSGILAYPLEVQHDILITLLANMITLTPGTLSVEVSPDRRFLFIHFLDIEDIEAEKQKIKDGFERYLLLIVE, encoded by the coding sequence ATGCCGACCCCGACTGAAGAAAATCGCATGTCCGGGCGAGCTTCGCATCCGAGGTCGTCCATACTGCCCCGTCTGACCCTGAACGTCACCCTGGCCTTTACCTGGTGCCTGCTGCACGACGAGATCTCGCTGCACCAGTTTCTGATCGGCTATCTGGTCGGCATCGGCGCCATGCTGTTCTTCCCCCGCTCTTTTGGCCGGGAGTGGCGTTATATCCGCAGAGTGCTGATGGGATTTCGCCTGCTGGGCTTTTTTATCAAAGAGCTGGTCGTGGCCAATATCGACGTGGTCAAGCAGGTCTTGTCGCCACGGCTCAACGTGCGGTCGGGTATTCTGGCCTACCCGCTCGAGGTCCAGCACGATATCCTGATTACGCTGCTGGCCAATATGATCACCCTGACGCCGGGCACCCTGTCGGTTGAGGTGTCGCCCGACCGACGCTTCCTGTTCATCCATTTTCTCGACATTGAGGACATTGAGGCAGAGAAACAGAAGATCAAAGACGGCTTTGAGCGCTATTTGCTGCTGATCGTCGAGTGA
- a CDS encoding Na(+)/H(+) antiporter subunit C → MELILISVIGVLFGCGTYLLLQHHLLQVVIGLSLYSHAANLSLMLSGGLEHGSPPLLTSPPPYTDPLPQALVLTAIVISFGMTAFATVLAFRTRQVCDSNDINELAGGEE, encoded by the coding sequence GTGGAACTCATTCTCATTAGCGTGATTGGCGTACTGTTCGGCTGCGGGACCTATCTCCTGCTCCAGCACCACCTGTTGCAGGTCGTCATTGGCCTGTCGCTCTACTCGCACGCGGCCAACCTGTCCCTGATGCTGTCGGGTGGCCTCGAGCACGGCAGCCCACCGCTGCTCACCTCCCCTCCGCCCTACACCGACCCCCTGCCCCAGGCCCTGGTGCTGACCGCCATTGTGATCAGCTTCGGCATGACCGCCTTTGCCACGGTGCTGGCCTTTCGCACCCGCCAGGTGTGCGACTCAAACGATATTAACGAGCTGGCCGGGGGGGAAGAGTGA
- a CDS encoding DUF4040 domain-containing protein, with protein sequence MSPVLLPVLIILPLLGALVPLPPRFRQATAPLFSLIPAVQVCVVVVLWSAIQHGASVHISWPWLPALGLRLSLQLDGLSWLFVSLISGVGLLVFIYAGSYLRDDPHLGRLYRFLLLFNSAMMGVVLADNLVVLLVFWELTSVASFLLIGFRSQRAAACEGATKALGLTAGGGLVLLFGIFLVFDQTGSLELSQLLAAQPSLSSAVGVCFLVAAFTKSAQFPFHIWLPSAMEAPTPVSAYLHAATMVKAGLYLMARVSPLFAADPVWSTAGVSVGALTMVWGGALACKQTDLKALLAYSTVSQLGLIVLLLGIGTRLAMLAAVLHIVNHAAFKGALFLTAGAVEHEAGTRDIRQLGSQRREMPLIAGAAVLACLSMAGLPPLGGFISKELFYESVLTVGPGLSAVAVAASCLTFLYSALLCYGTFFAVRPAPVQPAEERSSHSSDRPDTRRLDHTPVGMALPIIVLSALALVYGLLPGLAETLIAPALGTADDSASHIPHLGLWHGINPPLLLSGLSLAVGLGLFVSRRSFIPGLQTARAWYSFDRLYVDSLAWLSAAFTWQRRLYMTGRLTDYICYVLIALILGLSLPVWQFFAVTPLQTETTVASWYEIGLAVLIGVAALACCVFRSRIAIILALGLVGSLVSIFFVLFSAPDLALTQILVEAVGLVLFLLVLRFFSPLDNVRPTVSRRLLHLGLSIGVGGLAALLLLAANIEFAPSLLAPYFLENSYALAGGQNVVNVILVDFRGFDTMGEITVFAVAALAVVAMIELGGPGRGRLGSLLRVPGSGSPILQSFARLTLHLMLLFAIYLLLRGHNAPGGGFIAGVLTAVAITFQMIAFDAATFRRETLLNPVRIVSLGLLVAALTGLGAVAFGQPFLTSAFGHFSVPLLGEVELATAMGFDIGVYLVVVGTSIGIIQRVAEA encoded by the coding sequence GTGTCACCGGTTCTCCTCCCTGTCCTTATCATCCTGCCCCTGCTCGGCGCGCTCGTTCCGCTGCCGCCGCGTTTCCGCCAGGCAACCGCCCCCCTGTTCAGCCTGATCCCGGCCGTCCAGGTCTGTGTGGTGGTGGTGCTGTGGTCCGCTATCCAGCACGGCGCCAGCGTCCACATCTCGTGGCCGTGGCTGCCGGCGCTCGGATTGCGGCTGAGTTTGCAGCTCGACGGCCTGAGCTGGCTGTTCGTCAGTCTGATCTCGGGTGTCGGCCTGCTGGTGTTCATCTATGCCGGCTCGTATCTGCGCGACGATCCACATCTCGGACGCCTGTATCGATTTTTGCTGCTGTTCAACAGTGCCATGATGGGCGTGGTGCTGGCCGATAACCTGGTCGTCCTGCTGGTGTTCTGGGAGCTGACCAGCGTCGCCTCGTTTCTACTGATCGGTTTCCGCTCCCAACGCGCCGCAGCCTGCGAGGGGGCGACCAAGGCCCTGGGGCTGACCGCCGGCGGCGGTCTGGTCCTGCTGTTCGGGATTTTTCTGGTCTTTGACCAGACCGGCAGCCTGGAGCTGTCGCAGCTGCTGGCCGCCCAGCCCTCCCTGTCGAGCGCCGTTGGGGTGTGTTTTCTGGTGGCAGCCTTCACCAAGTCGGCCCAGTTTCCGTTTCACATCTGGCTGCCCTCGGCCATGGAAGCCCCGACCCCGGTCAGCGCCTATCTGCACGCGGCCACCATGGTCAAGGCCGGGCTGTACCTGATGGCGCGGGTGTCTCCGCTGTTCGCCGCCGATCCGGTCTGGTCTACGGCCGGCGTCAGCGTCGGAGCCCTGACCATGGTCTGGGGCGGGGCGCTGGCGTGTAAACAGACCGACCTGAAAGCCCTGCTGGCCTACTCGACGGTCAGTCAGCTGGGCCTGATTGTGCTCTTGCTCGGCATTGGAACGCGGCTGGCCATGCTGGCTGCGGTGCTGCACATCGTCAACCACGCGGCGTTCAAGGGCGCCCTGTTTCTGACCGCCGGAGCGGTCGAACACGAAGCCGGCACCCGGGACATCCGCCAACTGGGCAGCCAGCGCCGGGAGATGCCGCTGATTGCCGGGGCGGCCGTACTGGCCTGTCTGTCAATGGCCGGCCTGCCGCCCTTGGGCGGCTTTATCAGCAAAGAGCTGTTCTACGAGTCGGTCTTGACGGTCGGGCCGGGCCTGAGCGCCGTGGCCGTGGCGGCCAGCTGCCTGACCTTCCTGTACTCGGCCCTGCTGTGCTACGGGACGTTTTTTGCCGTGCGGCCGGCCCCCGTCCAGCCTGCCGAGGAGCGCTCCTCGCACTCGTCCGACCGGCCGGACACGCGCCGGCTCGATCACACCCCGGTCGGCATGGCCCTGCCCATCATCGTGCTCAGCGCTCTGGCCCTGGTCTACGGGCTTCTGCCGGGTCTGGCCGAAACCCTGATCGCGCCGGCCCTGGGGACGGCGGACGACTCCGCGTCTCATATCCCGCATCTGGGTCTGTGGCACGGGATTAACCCGCCGCTGCTGCTGAGCGGGCTCAGCCTGGCGGTCGGGCTGGGCTTATTCGTGTCGCGCCGCTCTTTTATCCCCGGCCTGCAAACCGCCCGGGCCTGGTATTCGTTCGACCGGCTGTATGTTGACAGCCTGGCCTGGCTGAGTGCGGCCTTCACCTGGCAGCGCCGCCTGTACATGACCGGGCGCCTGACCGACTACATCTGTTATGTGCTGATCGCCCTCATCCTGGGGCTCAGCCTGCCGGTCTGGCAGTTCTTTGCCGTGACCCCGCTGCAAACCGAGACGACGGTGGCCAGCTGGTACGAAATCGGCTTGGCCGTGCTGATTGGCGTGGCCGCCCTGGCCTGCTGCGTGTTTCGCTCGCGGATCGCCATCATTCTGGCGCTGGGGCTGGTCGGCTCCCTGGTCTCGATCTTTTTCGTACTGTTCAGCGCGCCGGATCTGGCCCTGACCCAGATTCTGGTTGAGGCGGTCGGGCTGGTCCTGTTTCTGCTGGTGCTGCGCTTTTTTTCCCCGCTGGACAATGTCCGGCCGACCGTCAGCCGTCGGCTGCTGCATCTCGGCCTGAGCATCGGCGTCGGAGGCTTGGCCGCTCTCCTGCTCCTGGCCGCCAACATCGAGTTTGCGCCGTCCCTGCTGGCCCCGTATTTCCTGGAAAACAGCTACGCACTGGCCGGCGGGCAGAATGTCGTCAATGTCATTCTGGTCGATTTTCGGGGCTTTGACACCATGGGAGAGATCACCGTGTTTGCGGTTGCCGCGCTGGCCGTGGTGGCCATGATCGAGTTGGGCGGCCCGGGGCGCGGGCGGCTCGGCAGCCTGCTACGGGTTCCCGGGTCCGGCTCGCCGATCCTCCAGTCGTTTGCCCGCCTGACCCTGCACCTGATGCTGCTGTTCGCCATCTATCTGCTGCTGCGCGGCCATAACGCGCCGGGCGGCGGTTTTATCGCCGGGGTGCTGACTGCGGTGGCCATCACCTTTCAGATGATCGCCTTTGACGCCGCCACCTTCCGGCGCGAAACCCTGCTGAACCCGGTTCGGATTGTGAGTCTGGGGTTGTTGGTGGCCGCCCTTACCGGGCTGGGCGCGGTGGCCTTCGGCCAGCCGTTTTTGACCAGCGCGTTCGGCCACTTCTCGGTGCCCCTGCTGGGCGAGGTCGAACTGGCCACAGCCATGGGGTTTGACATCGGCGTGTATCTGGTCGTCGTCGGAACAAGCATCGGCATCATTCAGCGGGTTGCCGAGGCATAG
- a CDS encoding MMPL family transporter produces the protein MLPRRWMEAYINFLLRRRWIVLGLAVVLTAFFVYQLGHTKIQMNFLDFYPPGHPYMQLVKKHARMFGSANVLVMAVEVEQGDIFNIETLNKIDRLTIALLETPGVNGWQVLSISHPKMRNIEISSAGIQALPLFFPGPPKTQAQAARIKKAVYTNDGILGVHVSYDTQMALITAAFWESGLDFGRMKEHLFRLQAEETDARHTIYMTGFPALFCWIFQYQPWIVGITLLTIASIMALLWFYFRTIHGVWIPLFSGGLSTVWALGFAGALGFSIDLLMIVVFLLITARALSHSVQSMERYHEEYARLGDKDAAILQSYLGLFSPALVSIASDGLAILSLAVARIPLIQKMAFLSSFWIFTIAISVVTLHPILLSFLPPPRHDPRAGRRLSDRIYTGINHRLVWVSRGRARYATATCFGLALLVGIYFAMQIKIGDVSFGKALFYLDHPYNVAYDRIIARDFAGISQLVVIAEGAEPGTFRRVDALRALERFQRHMERSNALAGGSVSGADIIRQIYQRFEEGIPKWAILPKKSVDVGNMFAYFLMSAGAPALERFVDKDLQNATVTIFFRDYQHDTVMEALNRAKEYIASNPIEDVEFRLAGGLFGILAAINEEVEWSYRVNLTLVLATVFVLSLLTYRSLTGALIVMIPSIVAQPLTEAIMYWSRIDMNVNSLPVAAIGIGIGIDYGYYVLSRITEECANFDDMDQAIERALMTTGRAILFTGTTLTASVIFWLFFPMKFQAEMAFLLALVLFLHIVGALVFIPSMVSLLKPRFAVLRAAAAQDGADGPTPVT, from the coding sequence ATGTTACCCCGTCGGTGGATGGAAGCCTATATCAACTTTCTGCTGCGCCGGCGCTGGATTGTGCTCGGCCTGGCAGTCGTCCTGACGGCATTCTTCGTCTACCAGTTGGGTCACACCAAAATCCAGATGAACTTCCTGGACTTCTACCCGCCCGGGCATCCGTACATGCAGCTGGTCAAAAAACACGCCCGGATGTTCGGCTCGGCGAATGTCCTGGTCATGGCGGTCGAGGTCGAGCAGGGGGATATCTTCAATATCGAGACCCTCAACAAGATCGACCGGCTGACGATTGCGCTGCTGGAGACGCCCGGGGTCAACGGCTGGCAGGTGCTGTCCATCTCGCATCCCAAGATGCGCAACATCGAAATATCCAGCGCCGGTATCCAGGCCCTGCCGCTGTTCTTCCCCGGACCGCCGAAAACCCAGGCCCAGGCCGCCCGGATCAAGAAGGCCGTGTATACCAACGACGGGATTCTCGGCGTACACGTCTCCTACGACACCCAGATGGCCCTGATTACGGCCGCGTTCTGGGAATCGGGCCTCGATTTCGGGCGGATGAAGGAACACCTGTTCCGCCTCCAGGCCGAGGAGACCGACGCCCGCCACACTATCTACATGACCGGTTTCCCGGCCCTGTTCTGCTGGATCTTCCAGTACCAGCCGTGGATTGTCGGGATTACGCTGCTGACCATTGCGTCGATCATGGCCCTGCTGTGGTTCTACTTTCGGACGATTCACGGCGTCTGGATTCCGCTCTTTTCCGGGGGGCTCAGCACGGTCTGGGCCTTAGGCTTTGCCGGTGCGCTGGGCTTCAGCATCGACCTGTTGATGATTGTGGTCTTTCTGCTGATCACCGCCCGGGCGCTGTCCCACTCGGTCCAGTCGATGGAGCGCTACCACGAGGAGTACGCCCGCCTGGGGGACAAAGACGCCGCCATTTTGCAGTCCTACCTGGGGCTCTTCTCGCCCGCCCTGGTCTCCATCGCCTCGGACGGGCTGGCTATCCTGAGCCTGGCCGTGGCCCGGATTCCGCTGATTCAGAAGATGGCCTTTTTGTCCAGCTTCTGGATTTTTACCATTGCGATCAGCGTGGTCACCCTCCACCCCATCCTGTTGAGCTTTTTGCCGCCGCCCCGTCACGATCCCCGGGCCGGCCGGCGGCTGTCGGACCGGATCTATACCGGCATCAACCACCGCCTGGTCTGGGTCAGTCGGGGCAGGGCCCGGTATGCCACGGCGACCTGTTTCGGCCTGGCCCTGCTTGTCGGCATCTATTTTGCCATGCAGATCAAAATCGGCGACGTGTCGTTCGGCAAAGCCCTGTTTTACCTCGATCATCCGTATAACGTGGCCTACGACCGGATTATTGCTCGGGACTTCGCCGGCATCTCACAGCTGGTGGTGATTGCCGAGGGGGCCGAGCCGGGGACCTTCCGCAGGGTGGATGCCCTGCGCGCCCTGGAGCGCTTTCAGCGCCATATGGAGCGCAGCAACGCCCTGGCCGGGGGCAGTGTCAGCGGGGCGGATATCATTCGCCAGATTTACCAGCGCTTTGAGGAAGGGATTCCCAAGTGGGCGATTCTGCCCAAGAAGTCGGTCGATGTCGGCAATATGTTCGCCTACTTCCTGATGTCGGCCGGGGCGCCGGCCCTGGAGCGTTTTGTCGATAAAGACCTCCAGAACGCCACCGTCACCATCTTTTTTCGGGATTACCAGCACGACACGGTCATGGAGGCCCTGAATCGGGCCAAGGAGTATATTGCCAGCAACCCGATTGAGGATGTTGAGTTTCGGCTGGCCGGCGGGCTGTTCGGGATTCTGGCCGCCATCAACGAAGAGGTCGAGTGGTCCTACCGGGTCAACCTCACCCTGGTCCTGGCCACGGTGTTTGTGTTGAGCCTGCTGACCTATCGGTCTCTGACCGGGGCGCTGATCGTGATGATTCCGTCCATTGTCGCCCAGCCGCTGACCGAGGCCATCATGTACTGGTCGCGTATCGATATGAACGTCAACTCCCTGCCGGTGGCCGCCATCGGGATCGGCATCGGGATCGACTATGGCTACTACGTCTTGTCCCGGATTACCGAGGAGTGCGCTAATTTCGACGACATGGATCAGGCCATTGAGCGCGCCCTGATGACGACTGGTCGGGCGATTCTGTTTACCGGCACGACGCTGACCGCCAGCGTGATCTTCTGGCTGTTCTTTCCGATGAAGTTCCAGGCCGAGATGGCGTTCCTGCTGGCCCTGGTCCTGTTTCTGCACATTGTCGGCGCCCTGGTGTTTATTCCCTCAATGGTGTCTCTGCTCAAGCCGCGTTTTGCCGTGCTACGGGCGGCAGCGGCGCAAGACGGCGCGGACGGCCCGACGCCCGTGACGTGA
- a CDS encoding DUF3617 family protein: MQLRYLVCLVWCGLGLLLSQTGWAQTLPVTVGKWHITTTISSPELPQPRFTTHTRCVDEPEVDPFEGFVRDEGCELRDVKQEGETLTARLSCGSGEGVTPMSGTLEYTVTETTMNSRMRFESKDFSQTIRAVGRHMGECDEESEQAAGAQAGGDAPPSDEKAQR; encoded by the coding sequence ATGCAGCTCCGTTATCTCGTGTGCCTGGTGTGGTGTGGCCTTGGCCTGCTGCTCAGCCAGACCGGCTGGGCGCAGACCTTACCGGTCACGGTCGGCAAGTGGCATATTACCACCACCATCTCCTCACCCGAGCTGCCCCAACCGCGCTTCACCACCCACACCCGGTGTGTCGACGAACCCGAGGTCGATCCGTTTGAGGGGTTTGTTCGGGACGAGGGGTGTGAGCTGCGCGATGTCAAGCAGGAGGGTGAAACGCTCACCGCCCGGCTGAGCTGCGGCAGCGGAGAAGGGGTAACGCCGATGAGCGGGACCCTGGAGTACACGGTGACCGAGACGACCATGAACAGCCGCATGCGGTTTGAGAGCAAAGACTTTTCGCAGACCATACGGGCGGTTGGCCGGCATATGGGCGAGTGTGACGAGGAGTCTGAACAGGCGGCCGGCGCCCAGGCGGGCGGCGACGCTCCGCCAAGCGACGAAAAAGCTCAACGATGA
- a CDS encoding DUF2237 domain-containing protein produces MMETQKMDDSVNVFGEPLDTCSDSPLTGFFRDGCCNTSEQDRGSHTVCVEASQEFLEFSRQRGNDLSTPRPEFGFPGVKPGDRWCLCAARWLEAYQRDMAPRVYLTRTHQRALEIVPLKLLREYAIDLN; encoded by the coding sequence ATGATGGAAACCCAGAAGATGGACGACTCGGTCAACGTGTTTGGTGAGCCGCTCGACACCTGTAGTGACAGCCCGCTGACCGGTTTCTTTCGCGACGGCTGCTGCAACACCAGCGAGCAGGATCGTGGCTCGCACACTGTGTGTGTCGAGGCCAGCCAGGAGTTTCTGGAATTCTCCCGCCAGCGCGGTAACGATCTCTCGACCCCTCGGCCCGAGTTCGGCTTTCCGGGCGTCAAGCCGGGCGACCGCTGGTGTTTGTGTGCGGCGCGCTGGCTCGAAGCCTACCAGCGCGACATGGCCCCCCGGGTGTATCTCACCCGCACCCACCAGCGTGCCCTGGAGATTGTTCCCCTGAAACTGCTGCGCGAGTATGCGATTGATCTGAATTAG
- a CDS encoding ATP-binding protein encodes MDPIRNPYAPGAGTQPPALVGRDEVRETARIALERIKIGRPSKSMLMVGLRGVGKTVLLDRIREDALANRMHAPRIEAPENRSLVSLLAPQLRSALLKLSNKEAVKNVAQHALRALAGFVGALKMKYQDIEVVLDFDPEPGLADNGDLETDLQDLFEVVGAAAKADGSCLVLFVDELQYVKEDELGALITALHRTSQRRLPVTLIGAGLPQLRGRMGKAKSYAERLFEFPDIGALSPDEAKFAIAKPAIDEGVEIDPSALDAVVSRTQCYPYFLQEWGKHLWDVAERSPITASSVEVASKQAIADLDKSFFLVRFDRLTPAEKRYLRAMAQLGAGPHRSGDIAGVLNRRVTSLAPTRSQLINKGMVWSPSHGDTAFTVPMFDEFMLRIMPGDEWRWSR; translated from the coding sequence ATGGACCCAATTCGAAACCCCTATGCACCTGGAGCAGGCACGCAGCCTCCAGCACTGGTCGGCAGAGACGAGGTCCGAGAGACCGCGCGAATTGCACTGGAGCGGATCAAGATCGGCCGTCCAAGCAAAAGTATGCTGATGGTTGGACTACGTGGCGTAGGAAAGACTGTCTTGTTGGACCGGATTCGTGAAGACGCATTGGCGAACCGCATGCACGCACCACGCATAGAAGCGCCTGAAAATCGCTCTCTGGTATCCCTTTTAGCGCCTCAGTTGCGTTCGGCCTTGCTGAAACTCTCGAACAAGGAGGCAGTCAAAAATGTGGCGCAACACGCGCTCAGGGCACTTGCAGGGTTTGTCGGGGCGCTGAAGATGAAGTACCAGGATATCGAGGTCGTTTTGGACTTCGACCCGGAACCCGGGTTGGCGGACAACGGAGACTTGGAGACTGACTTGCAGGACCTATTTGAAGTCGTTGGCGCCGCCGCCAAGGCAGATGGAAGCTGTTTGGTGCTCTTCGTCGATGAACTCCAGTATGTGAAGGAGGATGAACTCGGTGCGCTGATCACGGCGCTACACCGGACGTCTCAACGGCGGCTCCCGGTGACCTTGATCGGGGCAGGTCTCCCCCAGTTACGAGGTCGCATGGGGAAAGCAAAGTCTTACGCCGAGAGGCTTTTTGAGTTTCCTGACATCGGAGCGCTCTCCCCTGATGAAGCAAAATTTGCGATTGCCAAGCCCGCGATAGACGAAGGAGTGGAGATAGATCCCTCCGCCCTCGACGCCGTCGTTTCTCGGACTCAATGCTATCCTTACTTTCTGCAGGAGTGGGGAAAGCACTTATGGGATGTCGCCGAGCGTTCTCCCATTACGGCTTCTAGTGTTGAAGTCGCCTCCAAGCAGGCCATCGCCGACCTCGATAAAAGCTTCTTCCTGGTCAGGTTTGACAGGCTGACGCCCGCAGAGAAAAGATATCTTCGAGCGATGGCCCAACTCGGGGCAGGACCTCATCGTTCAGGAGACATTGCCGGTGTCCTGAACCGTCGCGTCACCTCTTTAGCTCCCACTCGCAGCCAACTGATTAATAAAGGTATGGTGTGGAGCCCGAGTCACGGAGACACAGCTTTTACTGTTCCGATGTTTGACGAGTTTATGTTACGTATCATGCCCGGTGATGAGTGGAGATGGTCCCGGTAG